ACTGTAAAAATCTTACGGGGAAAATTAGAATTAAGGTTTGATATCTGTTTTTTAAGGCAATTTTCTCACTCAAAGGATTCAGCTTCATGGATATATTCAGACCCATTAAAAGTTTCAATAGAAAGCTTTGTCATGAGCATATAGCTTACAAGAAACTTTTCCCCTGGTTCAAGCATCATGGTTCCAAGCGCATTGGAAGCCTTTATAATAATATCCTCAAAGTTTCTGAAGTCTGTATCCGAGAAATGCTGGCTGGTAAAAATAGGAGTGTGCTGAAAAGGTCGGATCTCTCCCCTGTGCTCCATAAGGTGTGCCAGGGTGCCCTGGAGTTCTTCAGTAAAAATGGTCGGCTCCATCTCCTGAATGGATGAAAAAATGCCTGATCCTGCGGAAAAGATCCCGCCGTTTTCCGGAACCCTGATTATTTGCTGCCCGGATGTCTCTTTTCCTATGGCTCCTATGGCAAGAGTAGACACAAGGGATTCCCTTTTCAGGTTATGGAGGGAGGCAGAGTTTGTAATCTCTCCGAGGTATGCAACTGCAATCCTGACTGCTGCTTCCATCTCCTGTCCGACTGCGGACTTTCCGACTGCACAGAGAGAGTAAATAATGCTCAAACCGGCATTAGACATTTTCTGCTCTCTTGCAACCTCAGCCATCCTCCCCAGCGATACCAGGGAGATCAGAACTCCAAGCTCCATTTTTTGAAGAGCAGCGGCGTTTCCAATATCTCTTATACTGATTATGGTCCTTTTTGCGTCAGGCTCAAGCCCCTGATTTATATACTTTGTTCCCTGATCTGTTAAAAAATCTATAGACCTCAATACTCCCAGTTCATTATTATCTTTAACAGAACTCAAGCCAAGGTCTATTGCCCTGGATTCGTTTAAAATAGACATTCAGAACACCCCATTTAGATTTCTTATTATCAGGCAGGTAATCCCCGGTGTGAGATTGCCTTACGGCATTCAAACCCTGCTCTCGTAAAACAGGTCAAGTTTTTCAGATGCTCGTATGAGTTTTCGCCTGGAATGCTTCATTCGGGACTCGAAATACTTATCAATCGTTATTGGTAAATCTTCTCTTCCCTCTGAAATTCTTATTCAGCTTTTCTTCCAGTTTGTTTAGATCCAGACTCTCAAAATGCATGAGAGCTACTTCAGCTATGATGGATGCATTCATGAGATAGCGGTCTTCTGCATCGAATTTAATCGTCTCAAGGGAGTAAACCGCCTGAAGCAATGCCCTTTCAAGCCCCTGCCTGTCAGCGGCTTTTCCGAGATCCCCAAGTAAGCGGGCACTGGTACTGGCAGTTTCTTTAAGGTTTTTTTCAATTGCACCCTTTCCTATTTCCTGTAACAGAAGCTCGACATTCAATGTTGCATCTTCAAATTTCTGGTTTGCTGCAACTTTTCCTGTTTCCCCAAGTAAAGCTACCGTACTGTTTGCGACATCTCCCAGACTCTGATTTGTTAAGCTTTTTCCAATCTCCCCAAGAGCAAAAATGATTGCGATTATTTCTTTTCTGGTCTTTGTAAAGGCTGCGGTATTTCCCATTTCCCCAAGACACGAAGCTGCAGTTTTTGCCGGGATTTCCATCTTCTGCCCGGCTGCCGCCTTTCCAACTTCCCCAAGGGCAAGTGCAATGTTGACAAGAGCATTTTCCATTCCCTGTCTGCAAGCTTCTTTTGCAACAGGAGAAAAAAGTAGAATGGTATTCGTAACAACTATCTCTTGCCGTGCAAGAGCCGATGCTACCCCGATCTCTTTCATGTATTCAATTAACTTCCTGGTGTCATTTTCCAGTCCTTCATTTGCATATCTTGCTGCAAGCCCTGACAGGTAGTAAAGGATCTCGATTACACCGGCTTCATCTTTTTCTTCCACCGAAGCCAGCCCTATCTCTAAGGCTTCTTCTTCGTCAAGCGGTAGAATCCTTCATGCCCCCAGATTCTCTTTTGATTATGTATGGATATGTGAGGATATTAGCTTTGTCATAAATGGATAAGAAAGGTGCTGAAGAATTCTACTTTTTCCTCTTTTAACATATAATGAAAATGCCTGACCCTGTGAAATACTGCCTGATATATTTTTCAATGACATAATAATCAGAATTTTTCATTACCAAAAGTTTTAAATAGAAATATACGGTAGTAAGATACCGGTTGCTTACGAGTAAATCAAAGCCTCATTTCACACACACACGAGAATCGAAACGATTACTCTAGAAGGATAGGTTTCATCCCTTCTTCCTGTCCGTTCCTGACGTTGACTCGTGAGCAACTAACTTCCTTCATTTTTTCTTCAAAACTTTCTCTGGACCTGAGACTTAATCACAATCTTCCTGTTCTGCTTTTTCTCGTAATCATCAATTCCCTGCAGATAGAGCCTCAATTCTGCAAAGCCAGATATTTTTTAAATTGGAAGCCAATATTAAAGGGATAAAAACAGGATTCTGGAATAGGGGGAGCTGTATGGAAGATTCAACGCATATTCCATCAATTACAAAACAGGAAGAAATTGTCACACAGATGTGTATCTGCCCTGACTGTCCTTCATGGGTTGAAAGCGGGGAAAGAGGTGGATTCTGCCTGGACACGATATCGAAAAGCAAATACATAAGCGAAAAAAATGGATGCATATGCTCAGAATGTCCTATTGCAAAAAGAGTTGGGTTCGAGAATTCGTATTATTGTATGAGGGAATCGTCAGAGAAATAAACCAGTAACCTGTTTTCCAGGCCCTGAATAAGTTACTATCGGAAAGCGAAAGAAGGAACACCATAAATTAATTAGTGGGAAATAACTGATTCGGGCTCAAAAGCCCAGATCAGCTGATTTATACTTTTTTCTTAGAATACAAGTCCCAGGTCTTCGAGCTTCTTCCTTGCTCCGTCATATACCTGCATGTATTCTTCAGTTGGGGTAATTGTCTTTACGTCGTAGCATTCCTGGAAAGTCTTTCCTGCTGGTGCAGTTGCGTAATTCTTCTCATAAAGCGGCACAAGAGCATTGAGGGCCTTGTTAACTTCTGAGATTTCCATACCTGCAGTTGCCCTTGCTACTTCTCCCATCATCCTTGCTTCCATACCTGTTGTCTTGTCAGTCACTACACCCTTTGCGGATGCCACACCTGATAGGATTTCCCTTCCAGATGCCGTGTCTGTAATAGACTGTGCTGAAGCTTCGAGGAGACACATCTCAGTACACGGACCTGCGCACGGGTAGTACTGGTTTCCTGAGAGCATATCCGTAAACTCTGAAATAGTTGCACATGCCCATCCTGCAATGGTCAGAGTTTCCCTTGTGTTGGTCGATCCCCAGCGGATGTGGACAGGCCCGTCAAGGTGCCAGCTTGCACTGCTCATAACAAAAGCGTTGATGTGTGTTGCAATGTCAACAATTGTTGTTTCTTCAATGCCGCCTGCGTATCCTCCGAAGATCGGCATCTGTTCGTCCATGATAATGTCGCTGTTTCCTTTGTAGTGTGCGATTACTGCAATGGCATCAAGGTCGATCTTGAGTTCATTGAGCTGTGACACTTCGTGGCTGTCTGATGAGATCTGGCCTCCCATGCAGTCAGAGGATATATTTCCCTGAGCTGACAGGGAAGTCTCTGGTCCCTATATGCCCATTCCCGGGCGTCCTGCCATAGCGCATGCCTGCTTTATAAGGCGTGTTTCTGTCTTTGCTGCGAGGACTTCGTAGGGGCTTCCTGGAATCGGAGCTTTTCCACGCACTGATGTCATTACACCGTCTACAATTGTGTCCACTTCTCTCTCAAGAGCGTAGCTCATGTGTACTGGCATGAAAACTTCTTCAGAGATTGGAGACCCGGTAGGACCGCCCTGAACGATCGGTTTCCTCTTGTCGCCAACACTTCTCTTCCTTACGTTTACTGCATCCCTGCCAGTACCGAGTGTGAATTCTTTCTGGACGTTGTTGATTGCGTCCCAGATTTCGTCTTCGGTATACTTTACGATCCTGTGAGTGTCCGTACAGTAGATACCACACTCAAGGAGCATCTCAAATCCTGCCTGGAAGAGCTTTTCCATCATGCCCTTGTCTGTTGGGACAAACTCTCCTTTGAAGTCAAGCCCGTACTTCTGCTTGAGCTCCATTGCTTTCATAGGGATCTTCATAAGGTCCCAGTCGTCCTGGGTGCACTTCTCTCCTACTTTTGCCCTGTCGTAGAAGTCGTAGCAATCAAATGATTTTCTGAATGTCATGTGCTTTTGCCTCCCAGGTTTATTTCATAATGTTAAGTGCAACTTTTGCAGCTTCTGCAGCATTTTCTGCGGTTGCGTCCGCACCGATTTCATCAATCCATTTGTCGGATACAGGTGCTCCTCCGAACATGCATTTTACGCTGTCCCTGAGGTTTTCTTCCCTGAGCCTGTCCATGAGGTCTTTCTGGCCAAGCATGGAGGTGGTCATAAGGGCTGAGCCAACAAGAATGATTTTCTGCCCCTTGCGCTTTGCAGCCTCTTCAATAACAGTCTCGTTAAGGACGTCTACTCCAAGGTCAAGGATATCAAACCCGTTTGCTCCGAGCATGGTTGTAACAAGGCGGTGACCGATATCGTGGATGTCTCCTTCTGCAACAAAGGTGATTGCAAGCCCGGTTCCTTCCTCTCCTTCTACTCTGGTCTTCTCAAGCTCGGGGGTAAGGATTCCCATTGCGCTGCTCATGGCTTTTCCGGACATCATGATCTGAGGCAGAAAGATCTCTGCAGCTTCGAACTTGTCACCGATAATCTTCATTCCTGGGGAAAGGCCCTTTGTGATAATGTCAAGAGGGGAAATTCCTGCATCCAGGGCTTCCTGAGTCAGCTTTGCGCAGCCTGCGATGTCCTGAGTTACGATCGCATTGGTTAACTTGTTAAATATTTCAGTATTTGTCATCCCATAATCACTTCTTTCTGTTTTCCAGTCCTTTTTTGTACAGGAAATTTCTCTATTAGCCGGCTATCGGAATCTCTTTACCGTTTATTAATATAAATAAATTTCTATCGAATCTAATAACTATATATAATTTACCCCCGAGAAATGCGGGAAAATGGATTCACATGTAAATAATATTCGGTGAATATAAAAATAAAATAGTATAAAACCTGAAGTAAATAATTTTTTTGAGAAATTGAAAAATAGCCGCAGGCCGTGCAGATCTGGTAATAAAGCTTCGCGTTAAAAGAGTTCACCTGAAATAGGCGAGAAACATGATGAATGATGCAATGTTCAGCAAAAACCCGAATACACTTGCTGTAAGCCCTGCCTGTGCAGTTGAGTCCCTGCTTTCTTTGAGGCGTGATCTGGCAAGGACAATCCCTGCAAGGGCAAATGGTATTGCAAAGGATGTAAGGAACAGGCTGCCTATCCCGACCCAGAAAGAAAGAGAAATAAATACGCTGATCAGCCCGAAAAAAAGGCTCAAAATTCCTTTAATGCCAGAATCCCCGTTAATACTGTTTCCCCCTGTTGCTGCTTCTCTCCCTGTTGCAGTATGGTTAATCTTAAAATCCCTTAACAACGGATATATTGTTTATGTGTTCGAGGCAGGTACTTTTTCCAGGACAGGTTTTTGTTTTTCACTCCCGGTCGCTTCCGGATTTATTCAATTTTGACTCCAACCTTTCCGCCCTCAATTTTCCACTCATAACGCTTCAACTGCAGTGAATCATTAAGGCACTCACCTGTCCTTACATCGAACTTTCTGCCGTGGCAGATGCACGTCAATATAAATTCTTTAAGCGTGCCCCTGTCCATAGGGCATTTCGCATGAGGGCAGAGATTTGTGAAAGCATGAATTTCGCCTTCAGCCTTAAGGAGTAACACATTTCTGCCCCCTGGTTGAACGCGCAGAAGATTTCCTTCTTTCAGACTGTTTTCTTCAGCTGCAAAAAACCAGGGAGGCTCAAAATCAGAATTCGAGTTTTTTTCAGGTACTTTTTCAGAAGACATATCACCAACCGCCAGAAACCGGAATTGCGAGATTAATTCCATTCCCGGTCTCTTTTAATCCCGGAATTCTTTTCTTTCCAGTTAATCATTGGACTGGCCACGTATAAGTTTTGCTGAACTCAAATAAAATGAAATTAAAGAAATAAAGAGAATAAAAAGCGGACTGAGGCAGAGGGAGCAGAAAGAATAAAAAGAAAGGAACGAAAAACGAGTAAAAAAGAGAAAAAAACGAGTGAAAAGAAGAACGGGTGAAAAGAAGAACGAGTAAAAAAAGGAGAAAAAGAACAAGTAAAAAAGATCGAAAAAAGAACAAGTAAAAAAGAAAAAATTAGAGAATTTCGATTTTTAATTTGACTCGGGTGCTCGACTCAGGTGCTTAATGGAGATTCCCATCCTCATTGAGGATTTTCAAAAGCTCTATTATCGAGTACGCTGCCCTCGTAATGCCCATACTTCTCCTGTCCGTATCCGTGCCTGCAATATACAGGTTTTTGACCGGAGTCCGGATATCCGAAAATTTTCCATTAATTGTGACTGCGGCTTTTTCAGGAATCATGATCTGCTCATGCTGCATGTCAATGTATTTTTCAATATTGGGAAGGGCGCGGAAAATTGTGTCATAGGCTTTTTTAAGCTCATGTTCTTCTGTCTGTTCCGAGTCTATCACAAAAGAAAAACCTACAAGCTGCTTATCTTTAGGGGCAAGGGAAGGGTCATAATTGCTGATAGGCATTGCCCAGTAAGCAAAATCCTTGAACCATATCTCTGAGCCCGTATATTTGAATTCGGGAAGCTCCTCTTTTAGCCCGAGCCAGATTGTAAGGCTTTTGGTGTGAACAATCCCTTTCAGCTCTTCGATATAAGCTTGCGGCAGATCCTTAATGAGTTCCGGGAGGTCGGTTGCAAAGCCTGTATAGATAATCAGGTCAGCCAGATAAATATCGTCTGCTTCCACTCCATAAACCTTCTCGTTCTCTACCAGGATGCCCGTCACTTCGCATTCGGATTTTATTTCCACGGTATCGGGGAAGGAATAAAGAATTGCATTTAAAAGGGCTTTCAATCCTTTTCTCGGGTATCCCTGGGAATAGTTTACTTTGTTTGTGGCAAGCCTCTCAAGAGATGTGAACGGCTGGGCAACTTTATCCACACGGGCCTGCAGGGAAGCATGAAGGTGATATGGGAGGATTGATGAGAGGATAGACTCAGTTGACTGTCGTTTTTTGTGCTCGAACTTGCCTATCATAGCATCAAACTGCTCCTGCGTAATGCTGTCCCTGACAAAACTGCTGCCAGAGAGAACACGCTGTGCAGAGGTATCTTTCATCGACTTTCCCGAAAGAAAACCCGAGATCGTATCCACAAAGTCGTAGGTATCTTTACATAGGTTCTTTGGGAGAAAATCATAAACCGACTGGTCCGAAAGGTCTATCCCGAAAGATGAAAGAGTAAGGGCTTTCGTGAGGGTCTGTGAAAGGATAAGCCTGTCTTTCCTTGGGAGTACATCAAAAGTCACGAAGTCCTTCAGGTTCGAAGGAACTTTGGTTAAACCGTTTTCAGTTCTTACATAATAATAACCGTAGTCCTCAAACACAGGGAGGAAGTCAAAATAATTATCCATCAGTCTTGGTAGTGGTCCCTCTATCAGATGGGTTATTGCATGTGCTCCGGTGTCAACCTGATAGCCGTCTACCACATAGCTGTTGCAGTTCCCCCCTAGATGCTCTCCTTTTTCAAGAACAAGGACTTTCTTTCCATGCTTTGAAAGCGTCAGCGCAGCTAGAAGCCCGCTTACTCCAGCTCCGACAACAATTACATCATATTTCTTCATTCCCTAAACTACCTCTATTTTTTCCATGAATCGTTTAAGTTAATGCATTAATGCATCATATGATCTTAACTCACAATATTCTCTGTATGTGCCGAACATATTTTTAACAAAAATTATCTTCAAAATTTTAATAAATTATTTTAAACAGGGGGTTATGTTTGGAATTCTTTTATATGTAATTTATGATTCAAAGAAGATAACTTGATATCTTCTTTCTATCTGTAGAAGTAGTATAGAGAGAAAAATAGTATTTAATATTATTCCGAATGCTGGAAATTTTCATAATTCGGCTTTTTTCCTGAACTTTGTCTTAAAAGTTTTCCTGAACTTTGTCTTAACAGATTACTGATCTGAAAGTTTTTCAGTGCTTATTTTTCTTCAGGGCGCAAAACAGTAAAACTTATTTTCTCAGGATATGCTCATAAAAAGTATATTTTTGTATTTTGTTGTAAATATCATATCAGGGAGAGTTGCCGGTTAAGAGGGAACTATCTGGATTTAATTTAATATTTATATGTTTCTGTAAGAATCCTCTGAATTAACCGATTGATTACTGATGTTTATTATGTGTATGTTAATGAGGCTTATTGATGTGTATATTACTGATATTTATTGATGTTTACTGATGTGTGTATTTTAGTGAGGTTCTGATGCTATGACTGGGAAAGAAGATGAATACGAATTCGAAAAAACAGAAAAAAGCTCATCACTCGATGAAGAATCTACCGGTTCGGAAGTAAATGAACAGAAGGAAAGTTACCTAGACATAATTAACATCATCGGGTCTTTAATGCAGGATGAAAATTATTCTCTTAAAAACGAGAGCATTCTAACCATAAGTAAAATATTATCTTTCCTCAATAAGGAAATATACGAAAACAAAAATTTTACTGAAGCATGCTGATTAAAGGCACGGTCCTCTATAAGACCGGCAAATATAACGGCGCAATAGATGCCTTTGACGGCGCTCTGGAAAGTATGTCAGAAAAGACGTCGGAAGAAAAACTGGATACATGGATAAAAAGCTATGGTATCAACTATAGATATGCACTGAAATTCAAGGCATTTTCCCTGTGCAAACTTGGAAGGTACAGAGAGGCTTTAAATGCACTTGACGAGATTTCAGCTATTTATCCTGAAGATCCCGAAATCGAATCACATAAAAACATGCTTCAAACTCTTGAAAACGAGAGGCTTATAAGAAGAACAGGTAGTATCCAGGATCAATCCCCAAAACATCCCGGCATCTGGGAGCGCAGAGGAAAATCTTCTTATAAACTGGGCAAATACGAAGAAGCAGTAAAGGAATTTGACAGATGTCTCGAGAGCAACCCGAAAGATGCAGATATCCTGCGGAATAAAGGTTCTGCCCTTTACATGCTTGGAAGGTATGAGGAAGCTATAGGGGCTTTCAATAAATCCCTCGAGCTCAATCCCCGAGATGCAGATGCCTGGAACTTAAAAGGCTCCACTCTTTATATGATCGGCAAGCCTGAAGAAGCTCTTAGAGCACTTGATAAAGCACTTCAAAGAAATCCAAATATATTTGAAGCCTGGTTTAATAAGGGGTCCATTCTCTTTGAACTTGGAAGGTATAAACAGGCGTTATCTGCAGTGGAAAATGCCTTAAGGATCAATGCTGAAGATATAAATGCCTTAAACCTCAAAACTTCAATCCTGTCCGGACTCGAACCGGATGAAAAATAACAGGACTCTGTCCTTCAAACAGGACTCTGTACTATAATTTGGTCTCTGTACTGTAATTTGGACTATGTATTATTATTATTATTATTATTATTATTATTATTATTATTATTATTATTATTATTATTGTTACTATTATTCTTGTTAACATTATTCTTGTTAATATTATTATTTATATTCTGGATCTCACCTAACACGAATTCAAAGATAATCTAACCTTAAATTTTTCTAAGTTCTGCAATTTCATAGAGGCGGAAAAATGAAGTACAGTACCGTTATTTTCGATTTTGACTACACACTTGCAGATGCCACATATGGTATTGTATCAAGTTTCAACCACGCATTCAGCAGGTTGGGCATTCCCGGACATGACTGTGAAAGCATAAAAAGAACTGTAGGTTTGCCTCTGGACGAAGCATTTGTACAGCTGACAGGTCATAAAGATGAAGCCCTGATAAATTGTTTTAAAACTTTATTCCGGGAAAAAGCCGATGAAATCATGTCAAAGAATACCAGGCTTTTTGAGGATACTGCAGGCACACTTCAGCGGTTAAAATATAATGGAATTTATACCGGAATTGTGACTACAAAATATCATTATAGAATAGATGAGACATTAAATATCCACGGCATTTCACACCTTGTAGATGTTATTGTGGGAGGAGAAGATGTTAAAGTTCCAAAGCCTTCTCCCGAAGGGCTTTTACTTGCAATTGGCAGCCTTAACTCGAAGATGAATGATGTGCTGTACATTGGGGACAGCCTTGTTGACGCTAAAACAGCTCTTGCAGCAAATGTAGATTTTGCTGCGGTGACCACAGGGACGACAAACGAAAAAGAGTTTTTACAGTATCCGTGCATAAAGGTATTAAATAATTTATCAGAACTTAAAGAGCTTATCAAAATCTGAAGGTTTTATCTTACTTTCTACAGGTTTCATCAGATTTAAAATGTTTAATTGAGTTTAAAGAATTTATCAGAACTTTTCAATCGAGAAGATAAGTGGATATAAACACATTCATAAAAATTCTAACAGGGCTTTTAAAGACTTAATTCTTCAGTTAAATAATAACTCTTCAGTTAAATAATAACAATACCATTTTTTTAATCAAAAACTGGTGAATCAGAGGTAATCCAGAGTGAAAATACACTGCATCCAGCACGTCAGGTTTGAAGTCCCTGGAACCATTAACGAATGGATTGAAGAGAAAAATCATCTCCTGTCAACCACTCATGCATACGAAAGCGAAAACTTTCCGGAAACCGGTTCATTCGATCTCCTTTTAGTCATGGGAGGGCCCATGAATATTTACGAGTATGATAAATATCCCTGGCTGAAGGAAGAAAAAAAATTTCTGGAAAAAGCCGTTTCGGAAGGAAAAGCAGTTCTTGGAATCTGTCTTGGAGCCCAGCTGCTTGCCGATGTCCTCAAGGCAAAAGTGTTTAAGAATGACTATAAAGAGATAGGATGGTTTCCCGTATCTGTTGTTAAGGATGGAAAATCTGAACTTTCTATCCTCGAAGGCATGCCCGAAAAATTCACTGCATTTCACTGGCACGGAGATACTTTCGGACTACCTGAAGGGGCAAAGCGGCTCTTTGAAAGCCAAGCCTGTAAAAATCAGGGGTTCATTTACGGGGACAGGGTAATAGGTCTGCAGTTCCATCTGGAAATGAGTGAACAGTCCATAAGGAATGTGATCGAAAACTGCAGGGATGAATTCGTAGAAGGGAAATACATCCAGAGAGAAAACGAAATGCTGGACAGAAAAGATTACCTTACAGAATCAAAGAAATTAATGTTCAGGCTAATGGATAATATTGAAAAAGCTATTATGCTCTAAATAGCCTTCTCGTCTTCCCTGAAAAAAGGCGCTCCTTTTTTCTCCCTGTCGGTTTCGGGAAGTATCTGAAAAAGCAGCAAAAACAATGAGGTGCCTGATAACAAAAAACAGCTCCAGGTACGCTTTATGTAATAATTCCAAAAAATTCTATTCGAAAATAGTAACCCTGAAATCAAGGAAAACTAATTTCCCTTCCTGTCTCCCTCGCCTTTCAGGGCCTCTCCACGATTACTCTTTTGCAGGTTCACACACCCTGCACTTCCTGTCTTTTCACCTTTTCCAGGTCTTTAAAAGCCCTTTTTCCAGCAACATCTTCTTCAGGGTTTCTTTAGATATGGAAAGGGTGTATGATGAGTCATGTTCCATGTTCCGCTGCTTTAAGCCAGGGCCATTTTTCTACAACGTCCTCTGCCGGGCCGGCCAAAATGGAACTTTTATCAACCTGTATGACCTGCCAGGAAAAGCCAGAGAAAACGTGGGCTTCCCGACATCCAGGATGATCTTCAGATGACTGGTCGGAACCATGAAGAAAATACCCGGTTCCGTGCTTGCAACATTTTTTGCATCTGAGCTTAGGGTACACATCCACTGCCCAGAAAGCATTTTGAGGTCATACCCAGTACAGACTGATCAGCGTTATTAAAATGAAAAATACACTGAACGTACCGATTATCACCTTGTTCTGCTGCATCATTTTGTGGTGCTGTATGATTTCATCTTGTTGCATATGAATCTTCCAGGCCAGATATCTTCGATAGCTACTCTTTTTGTCAAATTGACAAACCGGAATCCGCTATCCTATTTATGTGATTCAATAATAAAGACCTTTCTATTTCATTCAGGAAAAGAGCTTTTTTAATCACCTTTGCCGTCTTAATATATTGAAAAAGAAATCCCTGCTATTTTTCAGGCTCTCAATATATCGGAGCTATACTGCTTTTTTATTTCAATGCCACATTATATAAACTGAAGAAACCTATTTTCATAAAAAGGGAATCCAGAGTGGGAACGCGATGCCAAAAAGGTTAAAAGTTGCAAACCCGGCCCGTTGCATAGGCTGCTATTCCTGTATGATGGCCTGTGCAAGGACATGGTACGATACCATATCTGTAAAAAACAGCCGGATTGACATCCAGACAAAAGGCGGGATAGAAACTGCTTATGCTCAGATTGTCTGCCATGCCTGTGTGGACCCTCCGTGCATGAGAGCCTGTCCTCTTGGAGCACTGACCAAAAGGAAAGGAGGAGGAGTCAACCTCAATAGAGAAATCTGCGACGGCTGCGGAAACTGTATGGAAGCCTGCCTTGTGGGGGCTATTCACCTGGATGCTGAAAAAAAAGCCGTAATCTGCAAACACTGTGGCGTATGCACGAAATTCTGCCCCCATGATGTCCTGGAAATGATTGAAGTAGATGACAGCGGAGAAATAAAGGTTACTGACACAGGTCCGGTTGAGGAGACAGGCCCGGCTAGCCCCACTGCATCTCATAAGGAACTTTACGGAAAAGAGGAGTCCGGGGAGGAAAAATGACAACAGAGAGGTACGCCATTTCAGGTCTTACAAATGTACTCTATATTGACCTGAGCAGCCAGAGCTACCATATTGAGGAAAGGCGGGACCTCTATGAAAAGTATCTGGGGGGCATTGGAGTTGCTACAAACCTCATGCTTGAAGAGTATAAAGAGGGGATAGGACCTCTCGATCCTGAAATGCCAGTAATCCTCAGCACAGGGCCCCTCTCAGGCGTATATCCGACCTGCACAAAAACCGTTGCATTATTTCGTTCCCCCCTTAACGGAGAACTGGGGGAATCCTATGCGGGCGGCCACCTTGCCATGTCCATGCGTTATTCGGGATATGAAACTATTGTCATCAAAGGTGCTTCCAGGTATCCGGTTTATGTGGCAGTTCACGACGACAGGGTTACATTCAGGGACGCCTCGTCCATATGGCACCTGTCCTCGGCAATTGATGTAGGGAAAATCCTCCGTGAAGTTGAGCCCGGAGCTGGCAGGCGCAGTATTATCAGGATAGGG
This window of the Methanosarcina mazei S-6 genome carries:
- a CDS encoding DUF2769 domain-containing protein, which translates into the protein MEDSTHIPSITKQEEIVTQMCICPDCPSWVESGERGGFCLDTISKSKYISEKNGCICSECPIAKRVGFENSYYCMRESSEK
- a CDS encoding methyltransferase cognate corrinoid protein gives rise to the protein MTNTEIFNKLTNAIVTQDIAGCAKLTQEALDAGISPLDIITKGLSPGMKIIGDKFEAAEIFLPQIMMSGKAMSSAMGILTPELEKTRVEGEEGTGLAITFVAEGDIHDIGHRLVTTMLGANGFDILDLGVDVLNETVIEEAAKRKGQKIILVGSALMTTSMLGQKDLMDRLREENLRDSVKCMFGGAPVSDKWIDEIGADATAENAAEAAKVALNIMK
- a CDS encoding Rieske (2Fe-2S) protein, with protein sequence MSSEKVPEKNSNSDFEPPWFFAAEENSLKEGNLLRVQPGGRNVLLLKAEGEIHAFTNLCPHAKCPMDRGTLKEFILTCICHGRKFDVRTGECLNDSLQLKRYEWKIEGGKVGVKIE
- a CDS encoding phytoene desaturase family protein; the protein is MKKYDVIVVGAGVSGLLAALTLSKHGKKVLVLEKGEHLGGNCNSYVVDGYQVDTGAHAITHLIEGPLPRLMDNYFDFLPVFEDYGYYYVRTENGLTKVPSNLKDFVTFDVLPRKDRLILSQTLTKALTLSSFGIDLSDQSVYDFLPKNLCKDTYDFVDTISGFLSGKSMKDTSAQRVLSGSSFVRDSITQEQFDAMIGKFEHKKRQSTESILSSILPYHLHASLQARVDKVAQPFTSLERLATNKVNYSQGYPRKGLKALLNAILYSFPDTVEIKSECEVTGILVENEKVYGVEADDIYLADLIIYTGFATDLPELIKDLPQAYIEELKGIVHTKSLTIWLGLKEELPEFKYTGSEIWFKDFAYWAMPISNYDPSLAPKDKQLVGFSFVIDSEQTEEHELKKAYDTIFRALPNIEKYIDMQHEQIMIPEKAAVTINGKFSDIRTPVKNLYIAGTDTDRRSMGITRAAYSIIELLKILNEDGNLH
- a CDS encoding tetratricopeptide repeat protein, yielding MLIKGTVLYKTGKYNGAIDAFDGALESMSEKTSEEKLDTWIKSYGINYRYALKFKAFSLCKLGRYREALNALDEISAIYPEDPEIESHKNMLQTLENERLIRRTGSIQDQSPKHPGIWERRGKSSYKLGKYEEAVKEFDRCLESNPKDADILRNKGSALYMLGRYEEAIGAFNKSLELNPRDADAWNLKGSTLYMIGKPEEALRALDKALQRNPNIFEAWFNKGSILFELGRYKQALSAVENALRINAEDINALNLKTSILSGLEPDEK
- a CDS encoding HAD family hydrolase, which translates into the protein MKYSTVIFDFDYTLADATYGIVSSFNHAFSRLGIPGHDCESIKRTVGLPLDEAFVQLTGHKDEALINCFKTLFREKADEIMSKNTRLFEDTAGTLQRLKYNGIYTGIVTTKYHYRIDETLNIHGISHLVDVIVGGEDVKVPKPSPEGLLLAIGSLNSKMNDVLYIGDSLVDAKTALAANVDFAAVTTGTTNEKEFLQYPCIKVLNNLSELKELIKI
- a CDS encoding type 1 glutamine amidotransferase; the encoded protein is MKIHCIQHVRFEVPGTINEWIEEKNHLLSTTHAYESENFPETGSFDLLLVMGGPMNIYEYDKYPWLKEEKKFLEKAVSEGKAVLGICLGAQLLADVLKAKVFKNDYKEIGWFPVSVVKDGKSELSILEGMPEKFTAFHWHGDTFGLPEGAKRLFESQACKNQGFIYGDRVIGLQFHLEMSEQSIRNVIENCRDEFVEGKYIQRENEMLDRKDYLTESKKLMFRLMDNIEKAIML
- a CDS encoding 4Fe-4S binding protein — translated: MPKRLKVANPARCIGCYSCMMACARTWYDTISVKNSRIDIQTKGGIETAYAQIVCHACVDPPCMRACPLGALTKRKGGGVNLNREICDGCGNCMEACLVGAIHLDAEKKAVICKHCGVCTKFCPHDVLEMIEVDDSGEIKVTDTGPVEETGPASPTASHKELYGKEESGEEK